A window of the Mucilaginibacter sp. cycad4 genome harbors these coding sequences:
- a CDS encoding ATP-binding protein — protein MEKLKRIIGYGMPDLSLENKLFNALSLFICASSIFSLICNLFLGLSYKLELVELFVILMSGWAFYRSRFVKYKEDATLIYICLGLAAIIPGWFYNGGINGSTTLSGVFFIVLITLLVKKRYHYIFIGALVAIFLGCYFIEKRFPGLVQPYDSTASKESDLITSAVVNILTVGLLVGFIKKSHETDKRDLILKSEELQASQIELSSSRDQAEAATFAKSNFLANMSHEIRTPLNGIIGTAQLLSRANLQPEQMELLQTLQSSSNLLINIISDILDISKIEADKLILHPVSTHLRNCIKTVIEITEPAITTLHKPLSLTYHVDDNVANYVIADEGRLQQILVNLIGNAIKFTDEGSVSLRVTASEIRNNVQEITFSIKDDGIGISEEALAQLFKPFTQVNTTALRKYGGTGLGLSICKKLVEMMQGGIWVESKEARGSLFSFTLPLHVTYGITEPEMQQDEKEAFQYRPLRILLAEDNKMNQLIASKIFKKVGYNIDIAENGLAAVNMVEQCNYDLIFMDIQMPEMDGLQATRHILTRHGKGAPPIIAMTANVLSENERECTQAGMKDFVSKPFTFERLEDIIQKWT, from the coding sequence ATGGAAAAGCTGAAGCGGATTATTGGCTACGGGATGCCTGATTTGTCGCTGGAGAACAAGCTGTTTAATGCGCTCTCATTATTCATTTGTGCCAGCAGCATTTTTTCTCTGATCTGTAATTTGTTTTTAGGCTTAAGTTATAAACTTGAGCTTGTTGAGCTTTTTGTGATCCTGATGTCGGGCTGGGCTTTTTACAGGAGCCGGTTTGTTAAATATAAGGAAGATGCTACCCTCATTTACATTTGCTTAGGGTTGGCTGCAATTATTCCGGGCTGGTTTTACAATGGCGGTATCAACGGATCAACAACCCTTTCGGGAGTTTTTTTTATTGTACTAATAACACTGCTTGTAAAAAAGCGATACCATTATATCTTTATTGGCGCGCTGGTAGCTATATTTTTAGGATGCTACTTCATTGAAAAACGTTTTCCTGGTTTAGTACAACCTTACGATAGTACGGCATCAAAAGAATCTGACCTGATCACATCGGCTGTAGTAAATATATTGACCGTTGGGCTGCTGGTAGGTTTTATTAAAAAAAGCCATGAAACCGATAAGCGCGACCTGATCCTTAAAAGTGAAGAGCTGCAAGCGTCACAAATTGAGCTTTCGTCTTCACGTGACCAGGCCGAGGCGGCTACATTTGCCAAATCGAACTTTCTGGCCAATATGAGCCATGAAATTCGTACGCCGCTTAATGGTATCATTGGTACGGCCCAGCTATTATCACGCGCCAATTTACAGCCCGAGCAGATGGAACTCCTTCAAACCTTACAATCGAGCAGTAATTTGCTGATCAATATCATCAGTGATATTCTTGACATTTCAAAGATCGAAGCCGATAAACTGATCCTTCATCCGGTTTCAACGCATTTGCGCAATTGCATAAAAACAGTTATTGAAATTACCGAACCGGCCATTACTACCCTTCACAAACCCCTAAGCTTAACCTATCATGTTGATGATAATGTAGCAAATTATGTAATTGCAGATGAGGGCAGGCTTCAGCAAATCCTGGTTAATTTGATAGGAAATGCCATTAAGTTTACCGACGAAGGCTCGGTAAGTTTACGGGTAACCGCATCTGAGATAAGGAACAACGTACAGGAAATTACTTTCAGTATCAAAGATGACGGGATTGGAATAAGCGAGGAGGCATTAGCGCAATTATTTAAACCATTTACCCAGGTAAATACTACTGCTTTGCGCAAATACGGCGGTACCGGGCTGGGCTTATCCATCTGCAAAAAACTTGTAGAGATGATGCAGGGCGGGATTTGGGTAGAGAGTAAGGAGGCCCGGGGCTCATTGTTTAGCTTTACCTTGCCTTTACATGTTACGTATGGCATTACCGAACCGGAGATGCAGCAAGATGAAAAGGAAGCGTTTCAATACCGCCCCTTACGCATTTTATTAGCCGAGGATAATAAAATGAACCAGTTGATAGCCAGCAAGATTTTTAAAAAGGTTGGTTATAATATTGATATTGCCGAAAATGGATTGGCCGCTGTAAATATGGTTGAGCAATGTAACTATGACCTGATATTTATGGATATTCAAATGCCCGAAATGGATGGTTTACAGGCTACCCGCCATATATTAACCAGGCACGGTAAAGGTGCTCCGCCTATTATTGCCATGACTGCCAACGTGCTTAGCGAAAATGAACGTGAATGCACTCAGGCCGGTATGAAAGATTTTGTAAGTAAGCCTTTTACTTTTGAGCGCCTGGAAGATATCATCCAAAAATGGACATGA
- a CDS encoding helix-turn-helix transcriptional regulator yields MLQSIPTIDICTLADDIKQDEILISRFAPYLDAHKNLFFPHRHSFYHLVLFTDGGGWHTIDFESFDVKPGQVYFMIPGQVHSWDFKGFTDGYIINFSSSFIQSFLLRSGYFDNFYFLNGNPKDEVIDLPADQLPLIISLFEKIIAEVEKPATLGSDMVKLLMLQIFILISRCGGKGDNFGKQGYNQTLIRNFQKLIEQHYIDVKLPKDYAELLYITPNHLNAVCKDVLGLSAGEVIRNRTLLEAKRLLTNPRLSISEIAFNLNFSDNSYFTKFFKKIEGITPEEFRKKTLNNKS; encoded by the coding sequence ATGTTACAAAGCATCCCAACAATTGATATTTGCACATTAGCTGACGATATAAAGCAGGATGAGATCCTGATCAGCAGGTTTGCGCCTTACCTGGATGCCCACAAAAACCTTTTCTTTCCGCACCGCCACTCTTTTTATCACCTGGTATTGTTTACCGATGGAGGAGGTTGGCATACCATAGATTTTGAAAGCTTTGATGTAAAGCCGGGGCAGGTTTACTTTATGATTCCGGGCCAGGTACATTCATGGGATTTTAAAGGTTTTACCGATGGTTATATCATTAATTTTTCAAGTTCGTTTATTCAGTCGTTTTTATTGCGGTCGGGTTATTTTGACAACTTTTACTTTTTGAACGGTAACCCGAAGGATGAGGTAATTGATTTACCTGCAGATCAATTGCCGCTGATAATTTCTCTTTTTGAAAAAATAATAGCCGAGGTTGAAAAACCGGCCACTCTGGGCAGCGATATGGTAAAACTGCTTATGCTGCAGATTTTTATCCTCATAAGCCGTTGCGGTGGAAAGGGCGATAACTTCGGAAAACAAGGCTATAATCAAACCCTGATCCGAAATTTTCAAAAACTGATTGAACAGCATTATATCGATGTAAAGCTCCCTAAAGATTATGCCGAACTGCTTTATATCACCCCTAATCATTTAAACGCGGTATGTAAAGATGTGCTTGGCCTGTCGGCAGGTGAGGTGATCCGTAACCGTACTTTGCTTGAAGCAAAAAGGCTACTGACCAACCCAAGGCTTAGTATCAGCGAGATTGCCTTTAACCTTAATTTTAGCGATAACTCCTATTTTACCAAGTTCTTTAAAAAAATTGAGGGTATCACTCCCGAAGAGTTCAGAAAGAAAACCTTAAACAATAAATCATAA
- a CDS encoding DUF983 domain-containing protein — MEAPKYKLSAWSAFVNAKCPRCRRGDLFATGMYEFKGQEMHKTCSHCGLVYEREPGYFYVAMFASYALNVAEMVTLAVAISVLTGSSNPWLYVTIILGVAVVLAPFNYRYSRVMLLHWLTPGLHYHPEMSEDKAK, encoded by the coding sequence ATGGAAGCCCCTAAATATAAATTATCCGCCTGGTCTGCCTTTGTAAACGCCAAATGTCCGCGTTGCAGGCGCGGCGATCTGTTTGCTACCGGCATGTATGAATTTAAAGGACAGGAGATGCATAAAACATGTTCACACTGCGGCCTGGTGTATGAGCGTGAGCCCGGTTATTTTTATGTAGCCATGTTTGCCAGTTATGCACTTAATGTTGCCGAGATGGTTACACTGGCGGTTGCTATCAGTGTTTTAACCGGCAGCAGTAACCCCTGGTTGTATGTAACTATTATTTTAGGGGTAGCCGTAGTTTTAGCGCCATTTAATTACAGGTATTCAAGAGTGATGCTTTTGCACTGGCTCACACCGGGCTTACACTATCATCCGGAGATGAGCGAGGATAAAGCAAAATAA
- a CDS encoding HAD family hydrolase, whose protein sequence is MNDSLKNKYDSIIFDLDGTLWDSTANVALAWQAALSKVDYIQEEMTQERVRSITGMTYDAIFDKLFPSLNNEQRKEVQSLCAVSELEILHTKGGELYPQLVETLKYLAANYKLYIVSNCQNGYIELFLDLNQLHGHFLGHQCFGTKGNPKADNIKDVVSDHQLKAPVYVGDTMGDYNAAKQAGVPFIFANYGFGVVPDGMVATISNFAELKELF, encoded by the coding sequence ATGAATGATTCGCTTAAAAACAAATACGACAGCATAATTTTTGACCTGGATGGCACCCTTTGGGATAGTACCGCTAATGTTGCCCTTGCATGGCAAGCGGCTTTAAGCAAGGTAGATTATATTCAGGAAGAAATGACACAGGAACGTGTGCGCTCTATCACCGGCATGACCTATGACGCCATTTTTGATAAATTATTCCCAAGCCTCAATAATGAGCAGCGTAAAGAAGTGCAATCGCTTTGCGCCGTTAGCGAATTGGAAATACTGCACACCAAAGGAGGAGAGCTTTATCCGCAACTGGTTGAAACGCTTAAATATCTCGCTGCAAATTATAAGCTTTATATAGTAAGTAATTGCCAAAACGGTTATATTGAACTGTTTTTGGATCTGAACCAATTGCATGGCCATTTTCTTGGGCACCAGTGTTTCGGCACAAAAGGAAACCCTAAGGCCGATAATATCAAAGATGTGGTTAGCGATCACCAATTGAAAGCTCCGGTTTACGTAGGTGATACCATGGGCGATTATAATGCCGCCAAACAAGCCGGCGTACCTTTCATTTTTGCAAATTATGGTTTTGGCGTTGTGCCTGATGGCATGGTAGCAACTATCAGTAATTTTGCCGAACTTAAAGAGCTGTTTTAA
- a CDS encoding ABC transporter substrate-binding protein — MKFIKYLPVAILLVFFVSCKPKTKSMQVPVVGFVDAFEDATISQARKGFTDALNKNGFSEEKKTVQIEYSNAQGDIPTLTQIVNHFVTDSVNLLATCTTLSTVTALQKTKHIPVFAMVSPTAERMKVVDASGKAPTNLFGAVEELNYIDTSFSIIPKLLKPKGPKLVIGMIYNQSEPQSADALNRIKSLAAGLNVDIVALPLNTSADAQLVTQSLLGKNIDAFFANPDNTVFASFETILKNCNQKNVPIFTSEAGLVQRGAVAAFGADIYQWGYQAGEQAAQFLKTHKTDGLQPEMVKIRKRVYNPAAAKKYNITIPPNFEPVK; from the coding sequence ATGAAGTTTATCAAATATCTGCCGGTAGCCATATTGCTTGTTTTTTTTGTGTCCTGTAAACCCAAAACCAAATCAATGCAGGTACCTGTGGTTGGTTTTGTTGATGCTTTTGAAGATGCTACCATATCCCAGGCCCGTAAAGGTTTTACAGATGCCCTGAACAAAAATGGTTTCAGCGAAGAAAAAAAGACCGTGCAGATTGAGTACAGTAATGCCCAGGGCGATATCCCAACGCTTACACAGATAGTTAACCACTTTGTTACCGATAGCGTTAACCTGCTGGCAACTTGTACAACATTATCGACAGTAACAGCGCTTCAAAAAACAAAACATATCCCGGTTTTTGCCATGGTATCCCCAACTGCCGAACGCATGAAGGTAGTTGACGCAAGCGGCAAAGCACCCACTAATCTTTTTGGCGCGGTAGAAGAGCTAAACTATATTGATACTTCGTTTAGCATTATTCCCAAACTGCTTAAGCCAAAGGGGCCGAAGCTTGTAATCGGGATGATCTATAATCAATCGGAGCCGCAATCGGCCGATGCCTTAAACCGCATTAAATCATTGGCTGCAGGGCTAAATGTTGATATTGTAGCACTTCCGCTAAATACCTCAGCCGATGCGCAGTTGGTTACCCAGTCGCTGTTAGGCAAAAACATAGACGCCTTTTTTGCTAATCCGGATAATACCGTTTTTGCGTCTTTTGAAACCATCCTTAAAAACTGTAATCAAAAAAATGTTCCCATTTTTACCAGCGAAGCAGGCTTGGTTCAGCGCGGTGCTGTGGCTGCTTTTGGAGCCGATATTTACCAATGGGGATACCAGGCAGGCGAACAGGCCGCCCAATTTCTTAAAACCCATAAAACCGATGGCCTGCAGCCCGAAATGGTAAAGATCAGGAAAAGGGTATATAACCCGGCCGCTGCTAAAAAATATAACATCACCATTCCGCCAAATTTTGAGCCTGTAAAATAA
- a CDS encoding ABC transporter permease, which translates to MDFYLTALLQGLCFSAIALGIYISMKIFNIPDITTDGSYTLGGVVTAVLLTNHQPAYVILPAVILAGATAGALTGIIHTKLKINALLAGILVMTALYSVNLTILGRSNLPLINLPSLFTIVNVVGDPNQNTFWILAIFVIVITVLIGYLLKTDFGIAMRATGNSESMIRSLGVNTDRMKITGLALANALTALSGYLVAQFQGFADISMGIGIVIVGLGSVIIAETLINWFKLTSVWLSLVLVLAGAVIFQLVLAFTLSVGVDPKLLKIVTAGFVLVIVSLPRLSLLRSS; encoded by the coding sequence ATGGATTTTTACCTTACCGCTTTACTGCAAGGCCTGTGCTTTTCGGCCATAGCGCTGGGGATCTATATATCCATGAAGATCTTTAATATTCCTGATATCACAACCGATGGCAGTTATACACTGGGTGGTGTGGTTACGGCAGTATTGCTTACAAATCATCAGCCTGCTTATGTTATTTTACCTGCTGTGATTTTGGCAGGGGCAACAGCGGGGGCGCTTACAGGTATTATCCACACTAAATTGAAGATCAATGCCTTGCTGGCCGGCATCCTGGTCATGACGGCACTTTACTCGGTTAACCTTACTATTTTAGGCCGCTCAAATTTGCCGCTCATCAATTTGCCTTCGCTATTTACTATTGTAAATGTAGTGGGCGACCCTAATCAGAATACATTCTGGATCCTCGCCATTTTTGTTATCGTGATCACCGTTTTGATCGGCTACTTACTCAAAACCGATTTTGGTATAGCCATGCGGGCTACAGGTAACAGCGAATCCATGATCCGTTCGTTAGGTGTAAATACCGACAGGATGAAGATCACCGGGCTGGCGCTGGCAAATGCGCTCACCGCATTGAGCGGTTATCTGGTGGCGCAGTTCCAGGGTTTTGCAGATATCAGCATGGGGATTGGGATTGTGATAGTAGGGTTAGGGTCGGTGATCATTGCCGAAACATTGATTAACTGGTTTAAGCTTACCTCGGTATGGTTAAGCCTGGTATTGGTGTTAGCAGGGGCGGTGATATTTCAACTGGTTTTGGCGTTTACCCTCTCAGTAGGTGTCGACCCTAAATTACTTAAAATAGTTACTGCCGGTTTTGTGCTGGTAATTGTAAGCCTGCCGCGTTTATCCTTATTAAGATCATCATGA
- a CDS encoding ATP-binding cassette domain-containing protein: MITITDVHKIFNKGKANQINAVNGITLEIKDGEFLVIVGSNGSGKTTMLNLIAGSVLADRGTIGIDNTDVTKLPDYKRSRWIARVFQNPLSGTAPDLSILDNFRLASLRTKTKGLSVGVNDSFKKQVQEKVAGLGMGLQDKIDQPMGTLSGGQRQALTLLMSVMDTCKVLLLDEPTAALDPRSADVVMRTADTLIRDFNLTAVFITHNLKDAFNYGTRIIQMGEGLIINDLSGTDKASLKQNDVFDWFA; the protein is encoded by the coding sequence ATGATAACGATAACCGACGTACATAAAATATTCAATAAAGGTAAAGCCAACCAGATAAACGCGGTTAATGGCATTACACTGGAGATCAAAGATGGAGAGTTTTTGGTGATAGTTGGTTCGAATGGCTCAGGCAAAACTACCATGCTTAATTTAATTGCCGGCAGCGTATTAGCTGATAGGGGTACAATAGGTATTGATAATACCGATGTGACGAAACTCCCCGATTATAAACGCAGCCGGTGGATTGCAAGGGTATTTCAAAACCCCTTGAGTGGCACTGCGCCCGATTTGAGCATTTTGGATAATTTCCGCCTTGCATCGCTCCGCACCAAAACAAAGGGTTTATCGGTTGGGGTAAATGATTCTTTTAAAAAACAGGTACAAGAAAAAGTGGCCGGCCTTGGCATGGGTTTGCAGGATAAGATAGATCAGCCAATGGGTACTTTATCAGGCGGGCAGCGGCAGGCGCTTACCCTGCTGATGAGTGTGATGGACACTTGTAAGGTTTTACTGCTGGATGAACCTACCGCGGCCCTCGACCCTCGCTCGGCCGATGTGGTGATGCGGACTGCTGATACACTGATCCGCGATTTTAATTTGACGGCCGTATTCATTACGCATAATTTAAAGGATGCTTTTAATTATGGTACACGAATAATACAAATGGGAGAAGGGTTGATTATTAATGACTTATCGGGTACGGACAAAGCTTCTTTAAAACAAAACGACGTGTTCGACTGGTTCGCATAA
- the ctlX gene encoding citrulline utilization hydrolase CtlX, whose product MSQSTSHILMICPVNFGFNEETAASNAFQNPDAEKNGVQEKALNEFNGMVAALRDNGVEVTVIDDTPQPYTPDSIFPNNWVSFHNDGGVFLYPMQAENRRLERREDIITNLEDKFKVAHVIDLSRFELEHRFLEGTGSMVLDRDNEIAYACLSPRTDKDVLNYFCEQSGYQPISFEAVDEKGKPIYHTNVLMCIGSRFAVICLNSIPNPHEKITVIESLKSSHKEIIEINFEQMNQFAGNMLEVKNKAGDILIVMSQNAFNALTEVQRSALQQYGKLVYADINTIEINGGGSARCMMAEVHLPVV is encoded by the coding sequence ATGAGTCAATCAACATCACATATACTAATGATCTGCCCGGTTAATTTTGGGTTTAATGAGGAAACTGCTGCAAGCAATGCTTTCCAAAACCCTGATGCCGAAAAAAATGGTGTACAGGAAAAAGCGTTGAATGAGTTTAATGGCATGGTTGCTGCTTTGCGCGATAACGGCGTGGAAGTTACAGTTATAGATGACACGCCACAACCCTACACACCCGATTCGATATTTCCTAACAACTGGGTTTCTTTTCACAACGATGGCGGCGTTTTTCTTTACCCCATGCAGGCCGAAAACCGCCGGCTTGAACGCAGGGAAGATATCATAACTAACCTGGAGGATAAATTTAAAGTAGCTCATGTAATTGACCTGAGCCGTTTTGAGCTTGAACACCGCTTTTTGGAAGGCACCGGCAGTATGGTGCTTGACAGGGACAATGAAATAGCATACGCTTGCCTCTCGCCCCGAACAGATAAAGATGTGCTTAACTATTTCTGTGAGCAATCAGGGTATCAACCCATCAGCTTTGAAGCCGTTGATGAAAAAGGCAAGCCTATTTATCATACCAATGTGCTGATGTGCATCGGCAGCCGGTTCGCGGTGATTTGTTTGAATAGTATCCCTAATCCGCATGAAAAAATAACGGTTATCGAATCATTAAAATCATCGCACAAGGAAATTATTGAAATCAACTTTGAGCAGATGAACCAGTTTGCAGGCAATATGCTCGAGGTGAAAAATAAAGCCGGCGATATATTGATCGTCATGTCGCAAAACGCTTTCAACGCTTTGACCGAAGTACAGCGTTCGGCTTTACAACAGTATGGAAAGTTGGTTTATGCTGATATTAATACCATCGAAATCAATGGCGGCGGCAGCGCAAGGTGTATGATGGCAGAAGTGCATTTGCCTGTTGTTTAA
- a CDS encoding arginine deiminase family protein, with amino-acid sequence MTLTNSDFKIDVTSEIGTLRSLLIHSPDSGLGKVVPSKAQDWLFEDIIHLDTVRRNEYDYYVKLLLYFLDPDKIKGKLQQIDDESTRRSFFKPDNAGFHSSDKVIEIQTLLADILQQPDIRKKLVASVCAVESCNYRLQQQLTDTDPVELAKIFISGSLTTEEMIFAPIPNLIFSRDLGIAVNNHMLLNKPAKKARFRETLLMRYIFFNHPLFEAYRDNILEIPETAQHFLRPGEDAEGRTTLEGGDVMMVSPDHLVIGCSERTSVSGANEAIRLLFEHDVVKKVTIVKIPNKRDYMHIDTVFTQVKRDTWVLLRSLAKAEAPIEEREPISWFADKKQKERAEIVQFEKDEKPRLFGCIEDLLADISENDLKSGVKTKFIYSGNNTFPFDAREQWTDSCNLLALKEGVVVGYDRNDKTVEAFKEGGFNVIRVAELLQKFENNELDPQSLTDTLILMPSAELSRARGGFHCMSMPVFRDNILNLD; translated from the coding sequence ATGACATTAACCAACTCCGATTTTAAAATAGATGTAACCTCCGAAATTGGCACACTACGTTCACTGCTTATTCATAGTCCGGATAGTGGCCTGGGCAAAGTTGTGCCTTCAAAGGCGCAGGACTGGCTTTTTGAGGATATAATCCACCTGGATACTGTGCGCAGGAATGAATACGATTATTATGTAAAGCTGTTACTCTATTTTCTTGACCCGGATAAAATAAAAGGAAAGCTGCAGCAAATTGATGATGAAAGTACGCGCCGTTCATTTTTTAAACCTGATAATGCAGGCTTCCATTCCTCAGATAAAGTTATCGAGATCCAAACGCTGCTGGCTGATATTTTACAACAGCCGGATATCCGTAAAAAACTGGTAGCCTCTGTATGCGCCGTTGAAAGCTGTAATTACCGTTTACAACAGCAGCTTACCGATACCGACCCGGTTGAGCTGGCCAAGATCTTTATTTCGGGTTCATTAACAACCGAAGAAATGATCTTTGCCCCTATCCCCAATCTTATTTTTTCGAGGGATTTGGGCATAGCGGTAAATAATCATATGCTGCTCAACAAACCGGCAAAAAAGGCCCGTTTCCGCGAAACGTTGCTGATGCGGTATATTTTTTTCAACCATCCGCTGTTTGAAGCTTATCGCGATAACATTTTGGAGATTCCCGAAACTGCCCAGCATTTTTTACGCCCCGGCGAAGATGCAGAAGGCCGTACAACTTTAGAAGGCGGCGATGTGATGATGGTAAGTCCCGATCATTTAGTGATCGGCTGCAGCGAGCGGACCTCTGTCAGCGGCGCTAACGAAGCTATCAGGCTATTGTTTGAACACGATGTAGTAAAGAAGGTAACCATCGTAAAAATCCCGAACAAGCGTGATTATATGCATATCGATACTGTTTTTACGCAGGTAAAACGCGATACCTGGGTGCTGCTCCGTTCACTTGCTAAAGCCGAGGCCCCTATTGAGGAACGAGAGCCGATATCATGGTTTGCTGATAAAAAACAGAAAGAACGGGCAGAAATTGTTCAGTTTGAAAAAGATGAAAAGCCAAGGCTGTTCGGTTGTATTGAAGACCTGTTGGCAGATATCAGCGAGAACGACCTTAAAAGCGGCGTAAAAACAAAGTTCATTTACTCGGGCAACAACACCTTCCCCTTTGATGCCCGCGAACAGTGGACAGACTCCTGCAACCTGCTTGCGCTAAAAGAAGGCGTAGTTGTTGGATATGATCGTAATGATAAAACCGTAGAGGCGTTTAAAGAAGGCGGTTTTAATGTGATCAGGGTGGCCGAGTTGCTTCAAAAATTTGAGAATAATGAACTCGATCCGCAAAGCTTAACCGATACGTTAATATTAATGCCTTCGGCAGAACTTTCCCGTGCCCGCGGTGGTTTTCATTGCATGAGCATGCCGGTATTCAGGGATAATATTCTGAACCTGGATTAA
- a CDS encoding helix-turn-helix transcriptional regulator, whose translation MHIERFTPGEILKPFIRQYVFIQATNDLVNRILPDTSLVMAFRYGGNISDVTQAHSSKLPSSLITGLKKSPRLINYEPGTGNMLVLFKAAGAAAFFKNPLHELFEATVPLDNFIAQDELALIEEQLAEAANNQQRVIITEQFLLKHIENHKQDQLIISALQKIRLSKGMIKIKDLADTHYISRDAFEKRFRRVVGTSPKQFSNIIKIRSIVDSKPQNTPLGQIALEAGYFDQPHFNKEFKLFTGLNPTDFFKIPQAW comes from the coding sequence CTTTTATCCGGCAATACGTTTTTATCCAGGCTACAAATGATCTGGTCAATCGTATTTTGCCCGATACATCGCTGGTAATGGCGTTCAGGTACGGCGGCAATATCAGTGATGTTACCCAGGCACATAGCAGTAAGCTTCCCTCCTCTTTGATCACCGGCTTAAAAAAATCGCCCAGGCTAATTAATTATGAACCCGGCACGGGCAATATGCTGGTTTTATTTAAAGCAGCCGGAGCGGCAGCGTTTTTCAAAAATCCGCTTCATGAATTGTTTGAAGCAACTGTACCGCTTGATAATTTTATTGCGCAGGATGAATTAGCTTTAATTGAAGAACAACTGGCAGAAGCTGCCAATAATCAACAACGGGTAATCATCACCGAACAATTTCTGCTTAAACATATTGAAAACCACAAACAGGACCAGTTGATTATATCTGCCCTGCAAAAGATCCGTTTATCAAAAGGCATGATCAAAATTAAAGACCTTGCCGATACTCATTATATAAGCCGGGATGCGTTCGAAAAACGCTTCAGGCGGGTGGTTGGTACTTCGCCAAAGCAGTTTTCCAATATCATTAAAATCAGGTCGATAGTTGATAGCAAACCTCAAAATACTCCGCTCGGTCAAATAGCTTTGGAAGCCGGGTACTTTGACCAGCCGCATTTCAATAAAGAATTTAAGCTATTTACAGGATTAAACCCTACCGATTTCTTTAAAATACCGCAAGCCTGGTAA